A stretch of the Streptomyces sp. NBC_00078 genome encodes the following:
- a CDS encoding AMP-binding protein yields the protein MTHIPEDTAALAAICRTWATRTPEAACLTYDGVTRNWREVYERSCRVAQGLAGSAPGAGERVLYLGRNRPEFFEVLFGASMAGWVSVAANWRLAPPELLFVVNNARPRVLFVSEDLVGKLTPVRDELTTVETVVVIGDETDDYEKWLLCRDPQEPPAVTTDSDPAFMMYTSGTTGVPKAALFDGRALRATFSAAGVMGVTQESVLLAALPLFHAAGLNTAIAALAVGAHCVLSADAKPRSVLEVVERHRVTTTMVVPAVLQALQDEDVDHYDLSALDTIAYAGSPMDPDLLRTCLRRFRCKFLQFYGSTETIGITVLPPEDHDLADTDGRLGSAGLPLPEVTVRVVDPLTEKDVAEGVVGEVWAKTPTAMSAYWEAPEETAHVLAPDGFLRTGDAGFLRGGYLHLCDRLKDVIITGGENVYPTEVEHVLSTHPGIAEVAVIGAPSRRWGETVRAVVVRAPAQPSLTEGEVISYAKEYLAGYKSPTVVDFVAQLPRNASGKVLKSKLREP from the coding sequence ATGACGCACATTCCCGAAGATACGGCCGCACTTGCGGCGATCTGCCGCACGTGGGCGACACGCACACCCGAAGCTGCCTGTCTCACCTACGACGGTGTGACCCGGAACTGGCGCGAGGTGTACGAACGCAGTTGCCGTGTCGCACAGGGGCTCGCCGGTTCCGCGCCGGGTGCGGGAGAGCGGGTGCTCTACCTGGGCCGCAACAGGCCCGAGTTCTTCGAGGTCCTGTTCGGTGCGTCGATGGCGGGTTGGGTGAGCGTCGCCGCGAACTGGCGGCTCGCCCCGCCGGAGTTGCTCTTCGTGGTCAACAACGCGCGCCCCAGAGTGCTGTTCGTCTCGGAGGATCTCGTCGGCAAGCTCACCCCCGTCCGGGACGAGCTTACGACGGTGGAAACCGTCGTGGTCATCGGGGACGAGACCGACGACTACGAGAAATGGCTTCTCTGCCGGGACCCGCAGGAGCCCCCTGCCGTGACCACGGACTCCGATCCCGCGTTCATGATGTACACCTCCGGCACGACCGGAGTGCCCAAGGCCGCGCTGTTCGACGGCCGGGCCCTGCGCGCGACGTTCAGCGCCGCCGGCGTCATGGGCGTCACCCAAGAATCCGTTCTGCTGGCGGCGCTTCCCCTCTTCCACGCCGCAGGGCTGAACACAGCGATCGCGGCACTGGCCGTCGGGGCCCACTGCGTGCTGTCCGCCGATGCCAAACCCCGCTCGGTGCTGGAAGTCGTGGAACGCCACCGGGTGACCACGACCATGGTCGTGCCCGCGGTTCTGCAGGCCCTCCAGGACGAGGACGTCGACCACTACGACCTCTCCGCCCTCGACACCATCGCCTATGCCGGCTCTCCCATGGACCCCGACCTGCTGCGGACCTGCCTGCGCCGCTTCCGCTGCAAGTTCCTCCAGTTCTACGGCTCGACGGAGACCATCGGCATCACGGTGCTGCCTCCCGAGGACCACGATCTGGCCGACACCGACGGCAGACTGGGCTCGGCCGGGCTCCCACTTCCCGAAGTGACGGTACGGGTCGTCGATCCCCTGACGGAGAAGGACGTCGCCGAAGGCGTGGTGGGCGAGGTCTGGGCGAAGACACCGACGGCGATGTCCGCGTACTGGGAGGCCCCGGAGGAGACGGCACATGTTCTCGCCCCGGACGGGTTCCTGCGCACCGGCGACGCCGGGTTCCTGCGCGGTGGCTATCTCCATCTGTGCGACCGGCTCAAGGACGTCATCATCACGGGCGGCGAGAACGTGTACCCGACCGAGGTGGAGCACGTCCTCTCGACTCACCCGGGGATCGCCGAGGTCGCGGTGATCGGGGCCCCCTCCCGCCGGTGGGGCGAGACGGTGCGGGCCGTCGTCGTACGGGCGCCCGCACAGCCCTCGCTGACAGAGGGCGAGGTCATTTCGTACGCCAAGGAATACCTCGCGGGCTACAAGAGCCCGACCGTGGTGGATTTCGTGGCGCAGCTCCCGAGGAACGCCTCGGGAAAAGTACTCAAGAGCAAGTTGCGTGAGCCATAG
- a CDS encoding CoA transferase: MVRLEPRAGERPTAQDAGYEAYVSHLHQGKRVVRCDSDELADARTAVARLVPELATGPAVVICDDDLPGFRALAEALRRENPRLVVVTVSDYGLDGPFAKLPATEFTLQAEAGLTVLHPRGDRAPVASGVEFGELTAGACAAVGAVSALLSTEAGAASAIDVDVSRFEALVGLLQFPWLFSQLSPHTRYPIPQNPVPGVERAKDGWVCVVAVTDAQWKAFKEMARVPELDDSRFDMVSDRLYNGTEITSLVRRFTERHTVEELTELGVLHRVPVVPLTSPDTVAELAPYAERNSFVRHPEAGFLQPAPPFRISRPSVRTPAAATAEADPAQPLKGLRVVEFGTFQAGPLATAHLASLGAEVIKVEAVNRPDAMRFSGNPMTVNRSWERAGPFLGPNIGKREVTLDLSGAKGLDLAKRLIATAHVVLENYTPRVLDDRGLDFDGMREVNPDLIVVRMPAWGLTGSWHNRPGFTYTAEAAAGVTQMTGYEDGEPVVTGTVTDPFSAHLASLVLLTAIRRRRRTGEAVCAELALGDVAIQLTARPVIEASATGEPRTRAGNRSPLAIPQGMYPCADDDWIAISVTTDAQWIALCRVLGRDDWAADAEFATAEGRRERHAQLDDGLAHACAGEPAEKIVAALRSAGVPAAVMAVGLDLADHPQLVHRQRPFPVHHAVAGTVRHLAPAMRFSHAPRPPAVGPAPLFGQDNEAVLTELGCTEAEIREFAEKRLVGDSPYGITYK, encoded by the coding sequence GTGGTGCGCCTTGAGCCGCGTGCCGGCGAACGGCCGACGGCGCAGGACGCCGGATACGAGGCCTACGTGAGTCATCTGCACCAGGGCAAGCGCGTGGTGCGGTGCGACTCCGATGAACTCGCGGACGCCAGGACCGCCGTCGCCCGGCTGGTGCCGGAACTCGCGACCGGCCCGGCCGTCGTGATCTGCGACGACGACCTGCCGGGATTCCGGGCGCTGGCGGAAGCCCTGCGCAGGGAGAATCCGCGGCTGGTCGTGGTCACCGTTTCCGACTACGGGCTCGACGGCCCGTTCGCCAAGTTGCCGGCGACCGAGTTCACACTCCAGGCCGAGGCCGGCCTCACCGTGCTCCACCCCAGAGGGGACCGTGCGCCGGTCGCCAGCGGCGTGGAGTTTGGCGAGCTCACGGCCGGAGCGTGCGCGGCCGTGGGTGCGGTGTCAGCGCTGTTGAGCACCGAGGCCGGGGCGGCCTCGGCGATCGACGTCGACGTCTCGCGTTTCGAGGCGCTGGTCGGACTGCTCCAGTTCCCCTGGCTGTTCTCCCAGCTCTCTCCCCACACGCGCTACCCGATCCCGCAGAACCCCGTTCCCGGTGTCGAACGCGCGAAGGACGGCTGGGTGTGCGTCGTCGCCGTCACGGACGCGCAGTGGAAGGCGTTCAAGGAGATGGCGAGGGTGCCCGAACTGGACGACTCCCGGTTCGACATGGTCTCGGACCGGCTGTACAACGGCACCGAGATCACCTCGTTGGTCCGGCGGTTCACCGAGCGCCACACGGTCGAGGAGCTGACCGAGCTCGGTGTGCTCCACCGTGTGCCCGTGGTCCCGCTGACCTCGCCCGACACGGTCGCCGAGCTGGCGCCGTACGCCGAGCGGAACTCCTTCGTACGGCATCCGGAAGCCGGCTTCCTACAGCCTGCACCGCCGTTCCGGATCTCGCGCCCGAGCGTGCGGACTCCCGCTGCGGCCACTGCCGAGGCGGACCCCGCGCAGCCTCTGAAGGGCCTGCGCGTCGTGGAGTTCGGCACCTTCCAGGCGGGGCCCCTGGCCACGGCCCATCTCGCCTCCCTGGGCGCCGAGGTGATCAAGGTGGAGGCGGTGAACCGCCCCGACGCCATGCGCTTCTCGGGCAATCCCATGACCGTGAACCGCTCGTGGGAGCGCGCGGGCCCCTTCCTCGGCCCCAACATCGGCAAGCGGGAGGTCACACTGGACCTCTCCGGCGCCAAGGGCCTGGACCTGGCAAAGCGGTTGATCGCCACCGCGCACGTGGTGCTGGAGAACTACACGCCTCGCGTGCTTGACGACCGGGGACTGGACTTCGACGGTATGCGCGAGGTCAACCCGGACCTCATCGTCGTCCGCATGCCCGCATGGGGGCTCACGGGCAGCTGGCACAACCGCCCGGGGTTCACCTACACCGCCGAAGCGGCCGCAGGGGTCACCCAGATGACCGGGTACGAGGACGGCGAACCGGTTGTCACCGGCACGGTCACCGACCCGTTCTCCGCGCACCTGGCGTCGTTGGTACTGCTGACGGCGATCCGGCGGCGCCGCCGTACCGGCGAGGCCGTGTGCGCGGAGCTGGCGCTGGGCGATGTCGCCATACAGCTGACCGCCCGCCCGGTGATCGAAGCGTCGGCCACTGGAGAGCCGCGCACACGTGCCGGTAACAGATCCCCGCTCGCGATCCCGCAGGGGATGTACCCGTGCGCCGACGACGACTGGATCGCGATCTCCGTCACGACCGACGCCCAGTGGATAGCCCTGTGCCGTGTCCTGGGCCGCGACGACTGGGCCGCCGACGCGGAGTTCGCGACGGCCGAAGGACGCCGCGAACGGCATGCGCAGCTCGACGACGGCCTTGCCCACGCGTGTGCCGGGGAGCCCGCCGAAAAGATCGTGGCGGCCCTTCGTTCCGCGGGGGTGCCCGCGGCCGTCATGGCCGTCGGTCTGGATCTCGCCGACCACCCTCAACTCGTTCATCGGCAGCGGCCGTTCCCGGTGCACCATGCGGTCGCCGGTACGGTGCGACACCTCGCACCGGCCATGCGCTTCTCCCACGCCCCCCGTCCGCCGGCCGTGGGCCCCGCCCCGCTGTTCGGCCAGGACAACGAGGCCGTGCTGACCGAACTCGGGTGCACCGAGGCGGAGATACGGGAGTTCGCCGAAAAGCGTCTGGTGGGCGACAGCCCGTACGGAATCACGTACAAATGA